The following proteins are encoded in a genomic region of Ornithodoros turicata isolate Travis chromosome 6, ASM3712646v1, whole genome shotgun sequence:
- the LOC135398553 gene encoding uncharacterized protein LOC135398553, translating into MNPAGDQQHPPPGATAPAAAAMPPMSDATAATVASTFLSTWVARFGAPAVVTTDRGAQFEARLFAAFLQLLGTRRIRTTSYHPASNGMVERLHRQLKGAIMAHEDTAHWSSVLPVVLLGIRASVKADLGCSAAELVYGTTLRLPADFFDVTEVSAPPGTYVDTLRRAFANVRPASPRVPSPRSSFVPQQLFSASHVFMRRDRIRRPLEQPYTGPHPVLRRSDKFFTISVDGKTETVSLDRLKPAFVEPPGPPVALPPPFPTQPSLSATRHVTWADRSSRSLGGRQCSSPHRHR; encoded by the coding sequence ATGAACCCTGCTGGCGACCAGCAACACCCTCCGCCTGGCGCAACCGCCCCCGCTGCTGCTGCGATGCCTCCCATGTCCGACGCCACCGCCGCCACTGTCGCCTCGACCTTCCTTTCGACCTGGGTTGCCCGTTTCGGAGCCCCAGCTGTCGTCACCACGGACCGTGGCGCCCAGTTCGAAGCGAGGCTTTTTGCCGCTTTCCTCCAACTCCTGGGCACGCGACGGATTCGCACCACATCCTACCATCCGGCCTCTAACGGTATGGTAGAACGCCTGCATCGCCAGTTAAAGGGTGCCATCATGGCCCACGAGGACACCGCCCACTGGTCATCTGTCTTGCCCGTCGTCCTCCTCGGCATCCGCGCATCCGTCAAGGCCGACCTCGGCTGCAGCGCGGCCGAACTGGTGTACGGCACTACCCTCAGGCTCCCGGCTGACTTCTTTGACGTAACAGAGGTCTCCGCTCCCCCCGGAACTTACGTCGACACGCTTCGTCGCGCTTTCGCAAACGTCCGTCCTGCCTCACCTCGTGTTCCCTCGCCCAGATCCTCCTTTGTCCCCCAGCAGCTGTTTTCTGCCTCGCATGTCTTCATGCGCCGTGACAGGATCCGCCGCCCGCTTGAGCAACCTTACACCGGCCCTCACCCCGTTCTCCGGCGTTCGGACAAGTTTTTTACCATCTCGGTTGATGGCAAAACAGAAACCGTGAGCCTGGACAGACTCAAGCCAGCCTTTGTGGAGCCACCCGGACCCCCAGTAGCCCTCCCGCCTCCCTTCCCCACTCAGCCTTCTCTGAGCGCCACCAGACATGTCACTTGGGCTGACCGCTCCTCTCGGAGTCTGGGGGGGAGGCAGTGTAGCAGCCCGCATCGCCATCGTTAA
- the LOC135397947 gene encoding uncharacterized protein LOC135397947 — MLARCMSSFLMPPKETCEKGIGTVNADQFQPRGFRGYDSVTSESDHAEVLKDLTGVSPTCFAVLLGLLTQVKTPRAMDISRESRLLLFLMKMKHALTFAALGALFSVHRTTASRTFYATLDTLYSKTQGWLIWFPREVVQETMPHSFREKYPTCRVIIDCTEVPIEKPPEVSEQVNCWSSYKSNFPLKFLVGVTPCGFISFVSRVFGGRSSDTYITANSGLLDLLEPNDLVMADKGFPHIRCDLDARQVTLEIPPFARMNEQFTTLEVERTYKIASHRVHVERCIQRIKIFNILNAKLPQELRNHVDKIVTLCCVLANMQKPIFKNL, encoded by the exons ATGCTGGCCAGATGCATGAG CTCGTTCCTGATGCCCCCAAAAGAGACATGTGAAAAAGGCATTGGAACCGTAAATGCAGATCAGTTTCAGCCGAGAGGCTTCCGTGGCTACGACTCTGTGACATCTGAAAGCGACCATGCTGAAGTCCTAAAGGACCTGACAGGAGTGTCTCCTACCTGCTTCGCAGTTCTGCTGGGGTTGTTGACACAG gtgAAGACTCCACGTGCAATGGACATCAGCCGTGAGAGTCGCCTTCTGCTTTTCTTAATGAAGATGAAACATGCCCTGACATTTGCTGCGCTGGGTGCCCTCTTCAGTGTACACCGCACGACAGCTTCCCGCACATTCTATGCCACTCTGGACACATTGTATTCGAAGACGCAAGGGTGGTTAATATGGTTTCCACGAGAGGTAGTGCAAGAGACGATGCCCCATTCTTTTCGGGAAAAGTACCCAACATGCAGGGTAATCATAGATTGTACAGAAGTGCCAATTGAAAAGCCCCCTGAAGTCAGTGAACAAGTTAATTGCTGGAGCAGCTACAAGAGCAACTTCCCATTGAAATTCCTAGTTGGTGTGACCCCTTGCGGCTTCATATCATTTGTTTCCCGTGTCTTTGGAGGGCGCTCAAGTGACACTTACATTACAGCAAACTCTGGATTGCTAGACTTGCTCGAACCCAATGATCTTGTGATGGCTGACAAAGGATTTCCCCATATCCGGTGTGACCTAGATGCACGCCAGGTTACGCTGGAGATCCCACCTTTTGCTCGAATGAATGAGCAATTCACAACTTTAGAAGTGGAACGTACCTACAAGATAGCTTCCCATCGTGTTCACGTAGAACGCTGCATTCAAAGAATCAAAATATTTAACATCTTGAATGCAAAGTTGCCCCAAGAGCTCAGAAATCATGTGGACAAAATAGTAACTCTATGCTGCGTTCTTGCAAACATGCAGAAGCCCATATTTAAAAATCTGTGA